In the Duncaniella freteri genome, one interval contains:
- a CDS encoding AAA family ATPase has translation MARKKTASPPSRQNDAEEVIDLDNPEFQKAWELLQYTSQSVFLTGKAGTGKSTFLRYITRHTSKPYVVLAPTGIAAVNAGGQTLHSFFRIPFKPITRDDPDFKRDRLRQRMKYPASLIKLIRNLELIIIDEISMVRADIIDFIDKLLRFYTHNERQPFGGKQLLLVGDVFQLEPVVTGDMRDILRNYYRNFYFFNADAFRDIKIVPIELRKVYRQTDIDFISLLDRIRAGISTPDDLARLNSRVAPMQLPGTSSTKRSDKDFTMTLATRRDMVDNINEAHLSAIKKPTVTFTGTIKGEFPDNSLPTDLDLCLKEGAQVVFIKNDPERRWVNGTVGRVSALAADLLEITLESGETHRVRQEIWSNIKYTFNPSSKEIKEEELGSFTQYPIKLAWALTVHKSQGLTFNNAIIDLGHGAFAGGQTYVALSRCRSFEGLTLASTVADRDIFVNPAVTQFSRSFNDQTLINEALEKARADSCYDKALKLADKGELPEAFDMFAEGLRNRSILNNPALMRFARRKLNVVKLMSDRIAHLEAKIKADAERFADMAKEYISLGDDCLQDEMPLPAIANYGKALTLSPTLIPALYGRAKAHAMLGETDKALDDYKTILDNDRADIRAVIEMASCYMAEGDIHNAMDRCMLALDMLDDIECPRQLQCRLHTCLAHIFEETGDSEEAARHRAIAKRLKR, from the coding sequence ATGGCAAGAAAAAAGACCGCTTCACCTCCTTCACGTCAGAATGACGCGGAGGAGGTGATTGACCTTGACAATCCCGAGTTCCAGAAGGCTTGGGAATTGTTGCAATATACCAGTCAGTCCGTGTTCCTGACCGGAAAGGCAGGCACAGGCAAATCCACATTCCTACGTTACATCACCCGCCACACAAGCAAGCCTTATGTGGTGCTCGCACCTACAGGCATTGCGGCGGTGAATGCCGGAGGACAGACCCTCCACTCATTTTTCCGTATACCGTTCAAGCCCATCACGCGCGATGACCCCGACTTTAAGCGTGACCGCCTGAGACAGCGAATGAAATATCCGGCATCACTCATCAAACTTATACGAAATCTTGAATTGATCATCATCGACGAGATATCGATGGTGCGTGCCGATATAATCGACTTCATCGACAAGCTTCTTCGATTCTATACCCACAATGAGCGGCAGCCTTTCGGTGGCAAGCAGCTGCTGCTCGTAGGCGATGTGTTCCAGCTTGAGCCTGTGGTGACCGGTGATATGCGCGACATTCTGCGCAACTATTACCGGAACTTCTATTTCTTCAATGCCGATGCTTTCCGCGACATAAAGATTGTACCTATCGAGCTCAGGAAAGTGTATAGGCAGACCGATATTGACTTCATTTCACTCCTCGACCGTATACGTGCCGGCATATCTACCCCCGACGACCTTGCACGACTGAATTCTCGTGTGGCACCTATGCAGTTGCCAGGAACCAGCAGCACAAAAAGATCCGACAAGGATTTCACCATGACACTCGCGACTCGCCGCGACATGGTCGACAACATCAATGAAGCCCATCTCAGCGCAATAAAGAAACCCACAGTCACTTTCACCGGCACCATCAAAGGTGAGTTCCCCGATAACTCCCTCCCCACCGATCTGGACCTATGCCTGAAGGAAGGGGCACAGGTTGTTTTCATAAAGAACGATCCTGAACGCCGGTGGGTAAACGGCACGGTGGGAAGAGTGTCAGCTCTCGCTGCCGACCTTCTTGAGATCACCCTCGAATCTGGAGAAACTCATCGGGTCCGCCAAGAGATATGGAGCAATATCAAATACACATTCAACCCTTCATCCAAAGAGATAAAAGAGGAGGAATTGGGAAGTTTCACACAATATCCCATCAAACTTGCCTGGGCTCTGACCGTGCACAAGAGCCAGGGTCTGACATTCAATAATGCTATAATCGATCTCGGTCATGGCGCATTTGCCGGAGGGCAGACCTACGTGGCTCTCTCTCGTTGCCGAAGTTTCGAAGGGCTCACGTTAGCCTCTACGGTGGCTGACAGGGATATATTTGTCAATCCCGCGGTGACACAATTCTCTCGTTCGTTCAATGACCAGACGCTGATAAATGAAGCCCTGGAGAAAGCTCGTGCCGACAGTTGCTACGATAAAGCCCTAAAACTTGCCGATAAAGGTGAGTTGCCTGAAGCGTTTGACATGTTTGCCGAAGGATTGCGTAACCGTTCCATCCTTAATAATCCTGCACTTATGCGTTTTGCCCGCAGGAAACTCAATGTGGTGAAACTCATGAGCGACCGCATAGCTCATCTTGAAGCCAAAATCAAAGCCGATGCCGAACGGTTTGCCGATATGGCAAAAGAATATATCTCCTTAGGGGATGATTGCCTGCAAGATGAAATGCCGCTTCCGGCAATAGCCAACTACGGCAAGGCCCTCACCCTGTCCCCTACTCTTATCCCGGCTCTCTACGGCAGAGCAAAAGCACACGCTATGCTCGGAGAAACGGATAAAGCTCTTGATGACTATAAAACAATCCTTGACAATGACAGAGCCGACATAAGGGCCGTTATCGAAATGGCATCATGCTATATGGCTGAAGGGGATATCCACAATGCCATGGACCGATGCATGCTTGCTCTTGACATGCTCGACGATATCGAATGTCCGCGCCAGTTGCAATGCAGACTGCACACATGCCTTGCCCACATATTCGAAGAGACAGGCGACTCCGAGGAAGCAGCCCGCCACAGAGCTATAGCAAAAAGGCTGAAGCGTTAA
- a CDS encoding OmpP1/FadL family transporter, with protein MNKHHLLALAITLPACAYAQTAVDAYSASQLDLRGSARFMSMGGAFTALGGDISTLNQNPGGIGVYRSSDISLTLDLEPQSTKSSVGSLTDKNSQTKFGVNNFGYIGSVNTGSSAMPFFNWGVSFSRAASFDRRYGGRLGEIGTSYTNMVADYTTYDGFTQGDLLNNNPYFDSDAPWSSILMFDGFGINPTGPGANSYTGLFNYGSTTGEGWYDIEEKGHVDEYSLNFGGNVMNILYWGIGFGITDIDFKQYAYYGEAFNAPNVPSFTPKPTPDDPNAGDYGYYSGKDYPQNTGDYGLTNYKHIWGSGFNFKAGVIIKPVNEFRLGIAVHTPTYYNLSYEGNATMAFGYDSPQYTQNEANKFNNGQTSTEWEDFDWKLQTPWRFMVGAAGVIGGRAIISADYEYRAYSDMKVKDWNGNNYNAYNDNIKTFYKGVNIIRLGAEYRVTPAFSIRAGYSYESSPVQTQLIDPANNSEVIYVPTSGAYDTETQPSFTLDRSTNYITCGLGYRYKNFYADLAYVYRHRESDYQAFTNYEELMNPGSFVYAPKAKVTYNNSQLVLTLGVRF; from the coding sequence ATGAACAAGCATCATCTCTTAGCACTCGCCATAACTCTCCCGGCATGTGCTTATGCCCAGACAGCTGTGGACGCTTATTCCGCATCCCAGCTCGACCTGCGCGGATCAGCACGCTTTATGTCGATGGGCGGAGCCTTCACAGCTCTTGGCGGAGACATATCTACATTGAACCAAAACCCCGGCGGCATAGGAGTGTATCGCAGCAGCGACATATCGCTGACTCTTGATCTCGAACCTCAGTCCACAAAGTCCTCTGTAGGCTCTCTTACCGACAAGAACAGCCAGACCAAATTCGGAGTCAACAACTTCGGATATATCGGCTCAGTCAACACCGGCAGCAGCGCAATGCCATTCTTCAACTGGGGTGTCAGCTTTTCTCGTGCAGCATCATTTGATCGCCGTTACGGCGGTCGCCTCGGCGAGATAGGCACTTCCTACACCAATATGGTTGCCGATTACACTACCTATGACGGTTTCACTCAGGGCGATCTCTTAAACAATAATCCGTATTTCGATTCGGATGCCCCATGGTCAAGCATACTGATGTTTGACGGATTCGGCATAAACCCTACAGGTCCAGGAGCCAACAGTTATACAGGTCTATTCAATTACGGCAGCACCACAGGCGAAGGATGGTACGATATTGAAGAGAAAGGACATGTCGATGAGTACTCTCTCAATTTCGGCGGCAATGTAATGAACATCCTGTACTGGGGCATAGGTTTCGGAATAACCGACATAGATTTTAAGCAATATGCCTATTATGGGGAAGCGTTCAATGCTCCCAATGTGCCGAGTTTCACACCTAAGCCCACTCCTGACGATCCAAATGCCGGAGACTATGGCTACTATTCCGGAAAAGATTATCCTCAGAACACAGGGGATTACGGCTTGACCAATTACAAGCACATCTGGGGAAGCGGATTCAACTTCAAGGCCGGCGTCATTATAAAACCGGTCAATGAATTCCGACTTGGTATTGCAGTCCACACCCCTACCTACTACAATCTCTCATATGAGGGCAACGCCACTATGGCATTCGGTTATGACTCGCCACAGTACACTCAGAATGAAGCTAATAAATTCAACAACGGTCAGACAAGCACCGAATGGGAAGATTTCGACTGGAAGCTCCAGACTCCATGGCGTTTCATGGTGGGAGCTGCCGGTGTGATCGGCGGACGCGCAATAATCAGTGCCGATTACGAATACCGTGCTTACAGCGACATGAAAGTCAAGGACTGGAACGGCAACAACTATAATGCCTACAATGATAACATAAAGACCTTCTATAAGGGTGTAAACATCATACGCCTCGGAGCCGAATACCGCGTGACTCCCGCATTCAGCATCCGTGCCGGCTATAGCTATGAGTCGAGTCCGGTACAGACACAGCTCATTGATCCCGCAAATAACAGCGAAGTGATCTATGTCCCCACATCAGGTGCTTACGACACCGAGACTCAGCCATCATTCACACTCGACCGCAGCACAAATTATATCACATGCGGACTCGGTTATCGCTACAAGAATTTCTACGCTGACCTCGCATACGTATACCGTCACCGCGAAAGCGACTATCAGGCATTCACCAATTATGAGGAACTTATGAATCCCGGCTCTTTTGTCTATGCCCCTAAAGCTAAAGTAACATACAACAATAGCCAGTTAGTGCTCACTCTTGGTGTCCGCTTCTAA
- a CDS encoding tRNA-dihydrouridine synthase family protein, whose protein sequence is MEEKNSFMIFSAPIQGLTDPVWRHFHHQVYGGGSVAAYHTPFMRVERGEVRRRDVRDLKSEFNQGLTLVPQIIFRDIKEFRMLCDEIRIAGYSVADMNMGCPFPPQVHHGRGAGILGNIELLREVSAVITAEYGDLSFSAKMRLGVECPDEWRDALAVLNTIPLRHVTVHPRTARQQYSGDLFMDEFAMVLGASAHPVIYNGDIVRPEQIDEVMSAYPGVAGVMIGRGLFSRPSIVEEWRNGVEWDLDKKMEAFVRLHNSIYSHYCDTLCGDVQILGKMKPFWEYMAPNVDRKAYKDIKKASSLRKYDDAVGRCMRINH, encoded by the coding sequence ATGGAAGAAAAGAACAGTTTTATGATTTTTTCAGCACCCATCCAAGGGTTGACTGATCCTGTATGGCGACATTTTCATCATCAGGTGTATGGTGGTGGTTCTGTCGCAGCTTATCACACTCCGTTTATGCGTGTGGAGCGTGGAGAGGTAAGGCGTCGTGATGTCAGAGACCTGAAATCGGAGTTCAATCAAGGGCTTACACTTGTGCCGCAGATCATATTCAGAGACATCAAGGAGTTCAGAATGCTTTGTGATGAGATCCGGATCGCAGGTTATAGTGTAGCGGATATGAATATGGGGTGCCCTTTTCCTCCACAGGTCCATCACGGACGAGGAGCCGGCATATTGGGTAATATAGAGCTTTTGAGAGAGGTGTCGGCGGTCATTACGGCAGAGTATGGCGACTTGTCGTTTTCAGCAAAGATGCGTCTCGGTGTCGAGTGTCCCGATGAATGGCGAGATGCGCTTGCTGTCCTGAACACCATACCTCTACGGCATGTGACTGTGCATCCGCGCACAGCTCGCCAGCAGTATTCCGGGGATTTGTTTATGGATGAGTTTGCAATGGTGCTCGGCGCGTCGGCACATCCGGTTATATATAACGGAGATATAGTGCGCCCCGAACAGATAGATGAAGTGATGTCGGCATATCCCGGTGTGGCTGGTGTGATGATCGGCAGGGGATTGTTCTCTCGTCCGTCGATAGTTGAAGAATGGCGAAATGGGGTCGAGTGGGATCTCGATAAGAAGATGGAGGCTTTCGTCAGGCTGCATAATTCCATATATTCCCATTATTGTGACACCCTGTGTGGTGATGTGCAGATACTTGGCAAGATGAAACCGTTCTGGGAGTACATGGCTCCTAATGTTGACCGAAAGGCTTATAAGGATATAAAGAAAGCGTCGTCATTACGTAAATATGACGACGCTGTGGGACGCTGTATGCGGATTAATCACTAA
- a CDS encoding phosphoglycerate kinase — protein MTIDQYNFNGKKAIVRVDFNVPLDENGNITDDTRIRGALPTLKKILNDGGSLIIMSHMGKPKGKVNPKMSLSQIKEAVGNHLGTEVKFADDCANASEFAAALKPGEVLLLENLRFHPEEEGKPVGIDKEDPAYEAAKKEMKEKQKEFAKTLASYADVYVNDAFGTAHRRHASTAVIADYFDADNKMLGYLMEKEVNAVDNILSDIKRPFTAIMGGSKVSTKIGIIENLMDKVDNLILCGGMTYTFAKALGGNVGKSICEEDKLQLALDIIEKAKQKGVNLVIGTDCVAADDFSNDANTMVVPCMEIPAEWEGLDAGPNTREAFANAIKGAKTILWNGPAGVFEFDNFTAGSRAIADAIVEATENGAFSLVGGGDSVACINKFGLADKVSYVSTGGGALLEAIEGKVLPGIAAIRG, from the coding sequence ATGACTATTGATCAGTACAATTTCAACGGCAAAAAGGCTATCGTGCGCGTTGACTTCAACGTTCCCCTGGACGAGAACGGCAACATCACTGATGACACCCGTATCCGCGGTGCCCTCCCCACCCTCAAAAAAATCCTCAATGACGGTGGAAGCCTCATTATCATGAGCCATATGGGCAAGCCCAAAGGAAAAGTCAACCCCAAGATGTCACTCAGCCAGATAAAAGAAGCCGTAGGCAATCACCTTGGCACAGAGGTAAAATTTGCCGATGATTGCGCCAACGCATCAGAATTTGCGGCTGCTCTCAAGCCCGGCGAAGTGCTCCTGCTCGAAAACCTTCGCTTCCACCCCGAAGAGGAAGGCAAGCCTGTAGGCATCGACAAGGAAGATCCCGCTTACGAGGCTGCAAAGAAAGAAATGAAAGAGAAGCAGAAAGAGTTTGCCAAGACCCTCGCTTCCTACGCTGACGTATATGTCAACGATGCATTCGGAACAGCTCACCGCCGCCACGCATCCACTGCTGTGATCGCCGATTATTTCGACGCTGACAACAAAATGCTCGGCTACCTCATGGAGAAAGAGGTAAATGCCGTTGACAACATCCTCTCTGACATCAAGCGTCCTTTCACCGCTATCATGGGCGGATCGAAAGTTTCCACAAAAATAGGCATCATCGAAAACCTCATGGACAAGGTGGACAACCTCATCCTCTGCGGTGGTATGACCTACACATTTGCCAAAGCTCTTGGCGGAAATGTTGGCAAGTCAATCTGCGAAGAGGATAAGCTCCAGCTCGCTCTCGACATCATCGAAAAAGCCAAGCAGAAAGGTGTCAACCTCGTGATCGGAACTGACTGCGTTGCCGCTGACGATTTCAGCAACGATGCCAACACCATGGTGGTACCGTGCATGGAGATCCCTGCTGAATGGGAAGGTCTTGACGCTGGTCCCAACACACGTGAGGCTTTTGCCAATGCTATCAAGGGCGCAAAGACCATTCTTTGGAACGGACCCGCCGGAGTGTTTGAATTCGACAACTTCACAGCCGGCTCACGCGCTATCGCTGATGCCATCGTTGAAGCTACCGAAAACGGTGCATTCTCTCTCGTAGGTGGAGGCGACTCTGTGGCCTGCATCAACAAGTTCGGCCTTGCTGACAAGGTCAGCTATGTATCCACCGGTGGTGGTGCCCTCCTTGAAGCCATCGAAGGCAAGGTGCTCCCCGGCATAGCAGCTATCCGCGGCTAA